A single window of Brevundimonas naejangsanensis DNA harbors:
- a CDS encoding TadE/TadG family type IV pilus assembly protein, translating into MRQTQGNVALMFAIALPILMMITLGAVDLHQASKVKAELQDALDAAALAAARSVYSDNVNINRVGMAALKANMPRYFQAGSDDTATFVLANNRVTGEARVNVKVLVANIFLPPYGKLLDDYLPVGSRSEVLRASRNVEVAMALDITGSMDNCTRNCPPTSKLQDLQAAAKDLIDIVVQDQQTPFYSKVALVPYAAGVNVGSLAAQARGPLDSTTRSVTAATWVSGTVRTISNISRASPTTITSNGHGFVTGDRVVLWNVQDIPALNGVPYEVARISNNQFQLRTLSASNAASSYQGSSTSTSKSAYVAKCVRSDCGLTITAAGHGLSVNDHVRLTSMGGLAQLNEAGFRVASVSGSQLVLNSTRSLGLAQTSKGGVSYSGGGQLMNGRDGAEWRVFSTADGYINVLPSSTCVSERVGVERYTEARPSTAYVGRSYLGSDNACPSAAITPLTASATTLKAKIDQLRKSGSTAGQIGIGWAWYMLSPNFASLFDGAGKPGEYAPSETLKVAILMTDGEFNTPFRDGVIALDAGSGSGALNTHINLNSSNGDPFIQSVELCRAMQARGVVVYTVGFDLGSDTGKPNVVDSALDVMRQCATSEQTHFFEANSGADLKEAFRAIGRDITRLRIAR; encoded by the coding sequence ATGCGCCAGACCCAGGGCAATGTCGCCCTGATGTTCGCCATCGCCCTGCCGATCCTGATGATGATCACCCTGGGCGCCGTCGACCTGCACCAGGCCTCCAAGGTGAAGGCGGAGCTTCAGGACGCGTTGGACGCCGCCGCCCTGGCCGCCGCCCGTTCGGTCTACAGCGACAACGTCAATATCAACCGGGTCGGCATGGCCGCGCTGAAGGCCAATATGCCGCGCTATTTTCAGGCGGGCTCTGACGACACCGCGACCTTTGTCCTGGCCAATAACCGCGTCACCGGCGAGGCGCGCGTCAATGTGAAGGTGCTGGTCGCCAACATCTTCCTGCCGCCCTACGGCAAGCTGCTGGACGACTACCTGCCGGTCGGCAGCCGCTCCGAAGTCCTGCGCGCCTCGCGCAACGTCGAGGTGGCGATGGCGCTGGACATCACCGGGTCGATGGACAACTGCACGCGCAACTGCCCGCCGACGTCCAAGCTTCAGGACCTGCAGGCGGCGGCCAAGGATCTGATCGACATCGTGGTCCAGGACCAGCAGACGCCCTTCTACTCCAAGGTGGCTCTGGTCCCCTATGCGGCGGGGGTGAACGTCGGATCGCTGGCGGCGCAGGCGCGCGGGCCGCTGGACAGCACGACCCGTTCCGTCACGGCCGCGACGTGGGTGAGCGGGACGGTGCGCACCATCTCTAACATTTCGCGGGCCTCGCCGACGACGATCACCTCCAACGGCCACGGCTTCGTCACCGGCGACCGGGTGGTGCTGTGGAACGTCCAGGACATCCCCGCCCTGAACGGCGTTCCCTATGAGGTGGCGAGGATCTCCAACAACCAGTTCCAGCTCAGGACGCTGTCGGCGTCAAACGCAGCCTCCAGCTATCAGGGCTCGTCCACCAGCACCTCGAAATCGGCCTATGTCGCCAAATGCGTCCGCTCTGATTGCGGTTTGACCATCACGGCCGCAGGCCACGGCCTTTCGGTGAACGACCATGTCCGCCTGACCAGCATGGGCGGCCTGGCGCAGTTGAACGAGGCGGGGTTCCGCGTCGCGAGCGTCAGCGGATCGCAACTGGTTCTGAATTCGACGCGCAGCCTGGGTCTGGCCCAGACCTCAAAGGGCGGCGTCTCCTATTCCGGCGGCGGTCAGCTGATGAACGGGCGCGACGGCGCCGAATGGCGCGTTTTCTCCACGGCGGACGGCTACATCAACGTGCTGCCCTCCAGCACCTGCGTCAGCGAGCGCGTCGGCGTCGAACGCTATACCGAGGCGCGGCCGTCCACCGCCTATGTCGGCCGCAGCTATCTGGGCTCGGACAACGCCTGCCCCAGCGCCGCCATCACCCCGCTGACGGCCAGCGCCACCACCCTGAAAGCCAAGATCGACCAGTTGCGCAAAAGCGGCTCGACGGCGGGCCAGATCGGCATCGGGTGGGCCTGGTACATGCTGTCGCCCAACTTCGCCTCCCTGTTCGACGGGGCGGGCAAGCCCGGCGAATACGCGCCTTCGGAGACGCTGAAGGTGGCCATCCTGATGACCGACGGCGAGTTCAACACTCCCTTCCGGGACGGCGTCATCGCTCTGGACGCGGGGTCAGGCAGCGGCGCCCTGAACACCCACATCAACCTGAACTCGTCCAACGGCGACCCCTTCATTCAGTCGGTCGAGTTGTGCCGGGCCATGCAGGCCAGGGGGGTGGTCGTCTATACGGTCGGCTTCGACCTGGGCAGCGACACCGGCAAGCCCAATGTGGTCGACAGCGCTCTGGACGTGATGCGCCAGTGCGCCACCAGTGAGCAAACCCACTTCTTCGAAGCCAACAGCGGCGCCGATCTGAAGGAAGCCTTCCGCGCCATCGGCCGCGACATCACCCGCCTGCGCATCGCCCGCTAA
- a CDS encoding isopenicillin N synthase family dioxygenase — MRAAILTITEADFTVTSPLTAVSAEDQAKTRAIVPVSMKAYDADFQAFSDALGASFSRYGFAVIADHGLDQGLIDAAVNDAKAFFALPEDVKRQYHQPGTGGARGLTPFGVEAAKGAKAVDLKEFWHTGRELPQGHPYRQYMRDNVWPTEIEGFRQHVYGLYEGLDELGRRILKAIARYLKLDDAYFEDKVQLGNSVLRLLHYPPIPADAEGVRAGAHEDINVITLLLGAEEAGLQLKDSDGEWLDIAPPPGALVVNIGDMLQRLVNHVLPSTTHRVVNPAPERRGFARYSTPFFLHFNPDFPIETLPSTVTPENPDRYAGKTILAEDFLTERLKEIRLI, encoded by the coding sequence ATGAGGGCGGCCATACTCACCATCACAGAGGCTGATTTCACAGTGACCTCTCCCCTCACCGCCGTCTCCGCCGAGGACCAGGCCAAGACCCGCGCCATCGTCCCGGTGTCGATGAAGGCCTATGACGCCGACTTCCAGGCCTTCTCGGACGCCCTGGGCGCCTCCTTTTCCCGCTACGGCTTCGCGGTCATCGCCGACCACGGTCTGGATCAGGGGCTGATCGACGCCGCCGTCAACGACGCCAAGGCCTTCTTCGCCCTGCCCGAAGACGTGAAGCGCCAGTACCACCAGCCCGGCACGGGCGGCGCGCGCGGCCTGACCCCGTTCGGCGTCGAGGCGGCCAAGGGCGCCAAGGCGGTCGACCTGAAGGAGTTCTGGCACACCGGCCGCGAACTGCCGCAAGGCCACCCCTATCGCCAATACATGCGCGACAACGTCTGGCCGACCGAGATCGAAGGCTTCCGCCAGCACGTCTATGGCCTGTACGAAGGTCTGGACGAACTGGGGCGCCGCATCCTGAAGGCCATCGCCCGCTATCTGAAGCTGGACGACGCCTATTTCGAGGACAAGGTCCAGCTGGGCAACAGCGTGCTGCGCCTGCTGCACTATCCGCCGATCCCGGCCGACGCCGAGGGCGTGCGCGCGGGCGCCCATGAGGACATCAACGTCATCACCCTGCTGCTGGGCGCCGAAGAGGCCGGGCTGCAGCTGAAGGACTCCGATGGCGAGTGGCTGGACATCGCCCCGCCGCCGGGCGCCCTGGTGGTCAACATCGGCGACATGCTGCAGCGGCTGGTCAACCACGTCCTGCCGTCGACGACGCACCGCGTGGTCAATCCGGCGCCCGAGCGTCGCGGCTTCGCCCGCTATTCGACGCCCTTCTTCCTGCACTTCAACCCGGACTTCCCGATCGAGACCCTGCCCTCGACGGTCACCCCGGAAAACCCGGACCGCTATGCCGGCAAGACCATCCTGGCCGAGGACTTCCTGACCGAGCGGCTCAAGGAAATCCGCCTGATCTGA
- a CDS encoding DUF4908 domain-containing protein, whose translation MRSAVQAVAEKPPVVLATPRVAGSVCARSWRRSGATAGLAVVLACGMAPGEAEAQLRSNAQAEQSRAIRDQSVIRTTPPPGRYVSEAGQAFVLDQAGSLTLLRFERSTETWALRPSSAPRGDTIYRNDAGDQVLRVTAGGGITVYTTRAPGGSPVSLAGPPVSLAPPSLGPVQMFNLMARRSGLVSEAMGRLVRINVDGQESEALCIEALIVTTDAVVRIARSPSARPFLERLRSITVVEGQRSSVTYSGGDLRVVVDPRRGIAGRPSSARVIRAVIPQD comes from the coding sequence ATGAGGTCTGCGGTCCAAGCCGTGGCGGAGAAGCCGCCTGTCGTCCTCGCGACGCCTCGTGTCGCGGGGAGCGTCTGCGCGCGCTCCTGGCGCCGCAGCGGGGCCACGGCCGGGCTGGCCGTCGTCCTGGCCTGCGGCATGGCGCCGGGCGAAGCCGAGGCCCAGCTGCGCTCCAACGCCCAGGCCGAGCAGAGCCGGGCCATCCGCGACCAGTCGGTCATCCGCACCACCCCGCCGCCCGGACGCTATGTCTCCGAAGCGGGGCAGGCCTTTGTGCTGGATCAGGCCGGGTCGCTGACCCTGCTGCGGTTCGAGCGTTCGACGGAGACCTGGGCCCTGCGCCCGTCCTCGGCGCCGCGCGGCGACACCATCTATCGCAACGACGCCGGCGATCAGGTGCTGCGCGTCACCGCCGGCGGCGGCATCACCGTCTATACGACGCGCGCGCCCGGCGGCTCGCCGGTGTCGCTGGCCGGGCCGCCGGTCAGCCTGGCCCCGCCCTCGCTGGGGCCGGTGCAGATGTTCAACCTGATGGCGCGCCGCAGCGGCCTGGTGTCCGAGGCCATGGGTCGGCTGGTCCGCATCAATGTGGACGGCCAGGAGTCCGAGGCCCTGTGCATCGAGGCCCTGATCGTCACCACCGACGCCGTGGTCCGCATCGCCCGTTCGCCAAGCGCCCGCCCCTTCCTGGAGCGGCTGCGCAGCATCACCGTCGTCGAGGGGCAGCGGTCGTCGGTGACCTATTCGGGCGGCGACCTGCGCGTGGTGGTCGATCCGCGCCGGGGCATCGCCGGGCGGCCTTCCTCGGCCCGCGTCATCCGGGCCGTGATCCCGCAGGACTGA
- the phbB gene encoding acetoacetyl-CoA reductase — translation MTRTAFVTGGTRGIGKAIVQRLKEDGLQVAAGYSGNTEAAEATARELGVMVVKGNVGSFEDCERAVKEVEDRFGPIDVLVNNAGITRDGFFHKMSADQWSDVIRVNMDSVFNMTRQVINGMRDRGFGRIVNISSINGQKGQIGQTNYSAAKAGMIGFTKALALENARKGVTVNCIAPGYIDTEMVGAMDQKVLDAIVAQIPVGRLGKGEEIADMVSWLSGERAGYVTGCTLSLNGGQYLVG, via the coding sequence ATGACGCGTACCGCATTCGTCACCGGGGGCACCCGGGGCATCGGCAAGGCGATCGTTCAGCGACTGAAGGAAGACGGGCTGCAGGTCGCGGCCGGCTATTCCGGCAACACCGAGGCCGCAGAGGCCACCGCCCGCGAGCTGGGCGTCATGGTGGTCAAGGGCAACGTCGGCTCGTTCGAGGACTGCGAACGGGCGGTCAAGGAAGTGGAGGACCGCTTCGGCCCCATCGACGTGCTGGTCAACAACGCCGGCATCACCCGCGACGGCTTCTTCCACAAGATGAGCGCCGATCAGTGGTCTGACGTGATCCGCGTCAATATGGACAGCGTGTTCAACATGACGCGCCAGGTGATCAACGGCATGCGCGACCGGGGCTTCGGCCGCATCGTCAACATCTCCTCGATCAACGGCCAGAAGGGCCAGATCGGCCAGACCAACTATTCCGCCGCCAAGGCCGGGATGATCGGTTTCACCAAGGCGCTGGCGCTGGAGAACGCGCGCAAGGGCGTGACCGTCAACTGCATCGCGCCGGGCTATATCGACACCGAAATGGTCGGGGCGATGGACCAGAAGGTGCTGGACGCCATCGTGGCCCAGATTCCCGTCGGCCGCCTGGGCAAGGGCGAGGAGATCGCCGACATGGTCTCGTGGCTGTCGGGCGAGCGTGCCGGATATGTCACAGGGTGCACCCTGTCGCTCAACGGCGGGCAGTACCTGGTTGGATAA
- a CDS encoding NAD(P)-dependent alcohol dehydrogenase produces the protein MPIPTRAFAATAADQPLSPYSFERRDPGPDDVAIEIKYCGVCHSDLHVVKNDMGGTRYPIVPGHEIAGVVTAVGANVTRFKEGDRVGVGCMVDSCRTCSACREGLEQYCEPGMTQTYGSRDPKGAGVGQTITQGGYSDRITVDQAFVLKIPDSLPLDAAAPLLCAGVTTWSPLKTWGVGPGSKVAVIGLGGLGHMAVKLAAALGAEVTVLSTSDRKKADAERMGARHFLINSDADAMKAAAEQFDLIINTVSATHEIASHVNLLARDGTMVMLGLTTEGLPVFAMPLLWRRRRIAGSLIGGIRETQEMLDFCGEHGIVCDIEVIAPDQINEAYERMERSDVRYRFVIDMGRLAATA, from the coding sequence ATGCCCATCCCCACACGCGCCTTCGCCGCCACCGCGGCCGACCAGCCGCTGAGCCCCTATAGCTTCGAACGGCGCGATCCGGGGCCGGACGACGTAGCGATCGAGATCAAATACTGCGGCGTCTGCCACTCGGACCTGCATGTGGTGAAGAACGACATGGGCGGGACGCGCTACCCCATCGTGCCGGGCCACGAGATCGCCGGGGTGGTGACGGCGGTGGGCGCGAACGTCACGCGCTTCAAGGAAGGCGACCGCGTCGGGGTCGGCTGCATGGTCGACAGCTGCCGGACCTGTTCGGCCTGCCGCGAGGGGCTGGAGCAGTATTGCGAACCGGGCATGACCCAGACCTACGGCTCGCGCGATCCGAAGGGCGCAGGCGTCGGCCAGACGATCACCCAGGGCGGCTATTCCGATCGCATCACCGTGGACCAGGCCTTTGTGCTGAAGATCCCTGACAGCCTGCCGCTGGATGCGGCCGCGCCGCTGTTGTGCGCCGGGGTGACCACCTGGTCGCCGCTGAAGACCTGGGGCGTGGGACCGGGGTCGAAGGTGGCGGTGATCGGCCTGGGCGGCCTGGGCCATATGGCGGTCAAACTGGCCGCCGCCCTGGGCGCCGAGGTGACGGTGCTGTCGACCTCGGACCGCAAGAAGGCCGACGCCGAGCGGATGGGCGCCCGGCATTTCCTGATCAACTCGGACGCCGACGCCATGAAGGCGGCGGCCGAGCAGTTCGACCTGATCATCAACACCGTCTCGGCCACGCATGAGATCGCCAGCCACGTCAATCTGCTGGCGCGCGACGGGACCATGGTCATGCTGGGGCTGACGACCGAGGGGCTGCCGGTCTTCGCCATGCCTCTGCTGTGGCGGCGCCGCCGCATCGCCGGCTCGCTGATCGGCGGAATCCGCGAGACGCAGGAGATGCTCGACTTCTGCGGCGAACACGGGATCGTGTGCGATATTGAAGTGATCGCCCCCGACCAGATCAACGAGGCTTATGAACGGATGGAGCGGTCGGACGTGCGCTATCGCTTCGTCATCGACATGGGCCGCCTGGCCGCGACGGCGTAA
- a CDS encoding DUF72 domain-containing protein, whose product MAGSIHIGVGGWTFEPWRGVFYPQGLVQKRELEFASRALTSIEINGTYYSTFKPDSWAKWRDETPDGFVFSVKASRYCTNRKVLADGAESFERFLSQGLTVLGDKLGPINWQFMGTKTFDPEDFEGFLKLLPKEKDGVRLRHALEVRNPTFATEQFYDLARKYGAAIVYAVDDEEPTWPQIDEATADFTYARLMSSREDEPTGMTSSELDAVAQQARGWAGRGDVFAYFISGAKVRNPAAAQALIAKLKD is encoded by the coding sequence ATGGCGGGATCCATCCATATCGGCGTCGGCGGCTGGACGTTCGAGCCGTGGCGGGGGGTCTTCTATCCGCAGGGGCTGGTGCAGAAGCGCGAGCTGGAGTTCGCCAGCCGGGCGCTGACCTCGATCGAGATCAACGGCACCTATTATTCGACCTTCAAGCCCGACAGCTGGGCGAAGTGGCGCGATGAGACGCCCGACGGCTTCGTCTTTTCGGTCAAGGCCAGCCGCTATTGCACCAATAGAAAGGTGCTGGCCGACGGCGCCGAGAGCTTTGAGCGGTTCCTGTCGCAGGGGCTGACGGTGCTGGGCGACAAGCTGGGGCCGATCAACTGGCAGTTCATGGGGACCAAGACGTTCGATCCCGAGGACTTCGAGGGCTTTCTGAAGCTGTTGCCGAAGGAGAAGGACGGGGTGCGGCTGCGTCACGCGCTGGAGGTGCGCAATCCGACCTTCGCCACCGAGCAGTTTTATGATCTGGCGCGCAAATATGGGGCGGCCATCGTCTACGCCGTCGATGACGAAGAGCCGACCTGGCCGCAGATCGACGAGGCGACGGCGGACTTTACCTACGCCCGGCTGATGTCCAGCCGCGAGGACGAACCGACGGGCATGACCTCCAGCGAGCTGGACGCTGTGGCGCAGCAGGCGCGCGGCTGGGCCGGGCGGGGGGACGTCTTCGCCTATTTCATTTCCGGGGCCAAGGTGCGGAACCCCGCGGCGGCCCAGGCGCTGATCGCCAAGTTGAAGGACTGA
- a CDS encoding TSUP family transporter — protein MFDLTPEIIALLGVASVIAGFIDAIAGGGGLISLPALLSVGLNPVAAIATNKVQGSVGTASALWNFWRKGRVDFRLIRWPLALVAVGSGLGAFAVTLVDTRWLMILLPVLLIGIALYFLLGPKAADEDAAARLTPLAYAFVAGGIGFYDGFFGPGTGSFFALSLVMLLGMGLTRATAHTKALNLMSNVVGIVVLAVGGHVVWVLAGIMAVGQFIGGRLGSHAAMRFGPRLIRPLLVVISLAMTARLLSDPANPLRAMIAGWLGL, from the coding sequence GTGTTCGACCTGACGCCTGAAATCATCGCCCTGTTGGGCGTCGCGTCGGTGATCGCCGGCTTCATCGACGCCATCGCCGGGGGCGGGGGGCTGATCTCGCTGCCGGCCCTGTTGTCGGTGGGGCTGAACCCGGTCGCCGCCATCGCCACCAACAAGGTTCAGGGCAGTGTCGGCACCGCCAGCGCCCTGTGGAACTTCTGGCGCAAGGGCCGGGTGGATTTCCGCCTGATCCGCTGGCCGCTCGCGCTGGTTGCGGTCGGGTCGGGGCTGGGCGCCTTCGCCGTGACCCTGGTGGATACACGCTGGCTGATGATCCTGCTGCCGGTGCTGCTGATCGGCATCGCGCTTTATTTCCTGCTCGGCCCCAAGGCGGCGGACGAGGACGCCGCCGCCCGGCTGACGCCGCTGGCCTACGCCTTCGTGGCGGGCGGGATCGGCTTCTATGACGGCTTCTTCGGGCCGGGGACGGGGTCGTTCTTCGCCCTGAGCCTCGTCATGCTGCTGGGCATGGGGCTGACGCGGGCGACGGCGCACACCAAGGCGCTGAACCTGATGAGCAATGTCGTCGGCATCGTCGTTCTGGCGGTCGGCGGCCACGTCGTCTGGGTGCTGGCCGGGATCATGGCGGTGGGTCAGTTCATCGGCGGGCGGCTGGGTTCGCACGCGGCCATGCGCTTCGGCCCGCGCCTGATCCGGCCGCTGCTGGTGGTGATCTCGCTGGCGATGACGGCGCGGCTGCTGTCCGACCCCGCCAATCCGCTCAGGGCCATGATCGCGGGCTGGCTGGGCCTTTAA
- a CDS encoding glutamate--cysteine ligase, giving the protein MSDTAPLSRDQLIHAMSKGEKPKDQWRIGAEHEKFGFDKSTLRRPAYDGPGGIKAMLDGLTRFGWTPVLEGDHVIALERKNAEGFSASISLEPGGQFELSGAPLKDIHDICNETGQHLMEVKQVADQLNLGFLGLGFDPLWRREDIPVMPKGRYDVMRAYMPKKGKLGLDMMLRTCTIQANLDFDSEADMVMKFRTSLALQPIATALFANSPFTEGKPNGFVSARANVWTDTDPERTGMLGFVFEDGFGYERYADYALDAPMYFAKRGQTYVDLSGQSFRAFIDGKLDALPGDRATAQDWADHLTTLFPEVRLKQYLEMRGADGGPWSRICALPALWAGILYDAPSLAAAWDLCKDWDIADHERLRRDVTRLGLKAEVSGRSVRDVAVDMVNIAKQGLKNRARFSGGMVDERGYITELEDIADSGVTSADRLLELYNGEWGGDISRVYRDCAY; this is encoded by the coding sequence ATGTCCGACACGGCGCCCCTTTCCAGAGACCAGCTGATCCACGCCATGTCGAAGGGCGAGAAGCCCAAGGACCAATGGCGCATCGGCGCGGAGCACGAGAAGTTCGGCTTCGACAAGTCGACGCTGCGTCGCCCGGCCTATGACGGCCCCGGCGGCATCAAGGCCATGCTGGACGGGCTGACCCGCTTCGGCTGGACGCCGGTGCTGGAGGGCGATCACGTCATCGCCCTGGAGCGCAAGAACGCCGAGGGCTTCAGCGCCTCGATCAGCCTGGAGCCGGGCGGTCAGTTCGAACTGTCGGGCGCCCCGCTGAAGGACATTCACGACATCTGCAACGAGACCGGCCAGCACCTGATGGAGGTCAAGCAGGTCGCGGACCAGCTGAACCTGGGCTTCCTCGGGCTGGGCTTCGACCCCCTGTGGCGGCGCGAGGACATCCCCGTCATGCCCAAGGGCCGCTATGACGTCATGCGCGCCTATATGCCCAAGAAGGGCAAGCTGGGCCTGGATATGATGCTGCGCACCTGCACCATTCAGGCCAACCTCGACTTCGATTCTGAAGCCGACATGGTGATGAAGTTCCGCACGTCGCTGGCGCTGCAGCCCATCGCCACGGCCCTGTTCGCCAACAGCCCCTTCACCGAGGGCAAGCCGAACGGCTTCGTCTCGGCGCGCGCCAACGTCTGGACCGACACGGACCCAGAGCGCACCGGCATGCTGGGCTTCGTGTTCGAGGACGGCTTCGGTTATGAGCGCTACGCCGACTATGCGCTGGACGCGCCGATGTATTTCGCCAAGCGCGGCCAGACCTATGTCGACCTGTCGGGACAGTCGTTCCGCGCCTTTATCGACGGCAAGCTGGACGCCCTGCCCGGCGACCGGGCGACCGCGCAGGACTGGGCCGACCACCTGACCACCCTGTTCCCCGAAGTGCGGCTGAAACAGTATCTGGAGATGCGCGGCGCCGACGGCGGGCCGTGGAGCCGCATCTGCGCCCTGCCCGCCCTGTGGGCCGGGATCCTGTACGACGCGCCGTCGCTGGCGGCGGCCTGGGACCTGTGCAAGGACTGGGACATCGCCGACCACGAGCGCCTGCGCCGCGACGTGACGCGGCTGGGCCTGAAGGCGGAAGTCAGCGGCCGCAGCGTGCGCGACGTCGCCGTCGACATGGTCAACATCGCCAAGCAAGGCTTGAAGAACCGGGCTCGCTTCAGCGGCGGCATGGTGGACGAGCGCGGCTACATCACCGAACTGGAAGACATCGCCGACAGCGGCGTAACCTCGGCCGACCGGTTGCTGGAGCTGTACAACGGCGAATGGGGCGGCGACATCAGCCGCGTCTATCGCGACTGCGCCTATTAA
- a CDS encoding 16S rRNA (uracil(1498)-N(3))-methyltransferase has protein sequence MIRLYVQGDLAPGAAVAPTLDQSRYLTQVMRLKAGDELLVFNGRDGEWRVSVAEVLKKGVILRAEEQMRPQTYGPDLELIVAVVKKARVETIVEKAAELGAKRVRLALTHRTNADRLRLDRLDAIAEEAAEQTGRLDVPVVDDPVKLDALLDGWEDGRRLMFCDETGGAPAVSALTAAGDGKWAILIGPEGGFSPEEGERLRSLPFTTAVSLGPRILRADTAAIAAMTLWQAAVGDWDR, from the coding sequence ATGATCCGTCTTTACGTTCAGGGCGACCTCGCCCCCGGCGCCGCCGTGGCGCCCACGCTCGACCAGTCGCGCTATCTGACGCAGGTGATGCGGTTGAAGGCGGGCGACGAACTGCTGGTCTTCAACGGTCGCGACGGCGAGTGGCGCGTCAGCGTCGCCGAGGTGCTGAAGAAGGGCGTCATCCTGCGCGCCGAGGAGCAGATGCGGCCCCAGACCTATGGTCCCGATCTGGAGCTGATCGTCGCCGTGGTGAAGAAGGCCCGCGTCGAGACCATTGTCGAGAAGGCCGCCGAACTGGGTGCCAAGCGGGTGCGGCTGGCGCTGACCCATCGCACCAACGCCGACCGGCTGCGGCTGGACCGGCTGGACGCCATCGCCGAGGAGGCCGCCGAGCAGACGGGTCGTCTGGACGTGCCGGTGGTGGATGATCCGGTCAAGCTGGACGCCCTGCTGGACGGGTGGGAGGACGGACGGCGGCTGATGTTCTGCGACGAGACGGGCGGCGCGCCCGCCGTATCGGCGTTGACCGCCGCTGGCGACGGCAAGTGGGCCATACTGATCGGACCGGAGGGCGGGTTTTCGCCCGAGGAGGGCGAGCGGCTGCGGTCCCTGCCCTTCACCACCGCCGTCTCCCTGGGGCCGCGCATCCTGCGGGCCGACACCGCCGCCATCGCCGCCATGACGCTGTGGCAGGCGGCGGTCGGCGACTGGGATCGTTAG
- a CDS encoding ABC1 kinase family protein, translated as MFTTLAVAARDRKRLAEISGVAARFGLEAVLLRLGLGGGEAEAGGPEPLPRRTRQALEALGPTFVKLGQILSTRSDLLPADWIAEFEQLQSAGPTLDFETLRPEVEAALGGPPEQVFARFDATPLAAASIAQVHRAALHDGTEVVVKIRRPGVRPRVEADLRLIAELARRAEQSSAEIARYRPRALIAQLTEAMLDELDFTTEGRNVDRFAADFAKNRDVVIPAVYWQHTTDRVLVQDYLDGVAPIDAARLRAAGVDPHRLARVGAEAVLDMVLVNGRFHADPHPGNLRGLPGDRVGLLDFGMVGTVTPRRRAELISFVQSLAAGDGARMAEVLADWTEGTDVSRTSLTAGAERLIARHGQGVVDLPAIVADLMGLMRQERVAAPPDLVLILKALVTIEGVLSRVDPDFDLVKTMKGAWSRALFSSRSPEDLRNRLIGALLDLSAASDDLPRLIRAASRRLTAEPAATATADKETARSILSAGRWIAASIVVSGALIAGALLLR; from the coding sequence ATGTTCACAACCTTGGCCGTTGCGGCGCGCGATCGAAAACGTCTGGCCGAGATTTCCGGCGTCGCCGCCCGCTTTGGCCTTGAGGCCGTGCTGCTGCGTCTCGGCCTGGGCGGCGGCGAGGCCGAGGCGGGCGGGCCTGAGCCCCTGCCGCGCCGCACCCGTCAGGCGCTGGAGGCGCTGGGCCCCACCTTCGTCAAGCTGGGCCAGATCCTGTCCACCCGCTCGGACCTGCTGCCCGCCGACTGGATCGCCGAGTTCGAACAGCTCCAGAGCGCTGGACCGACCCTCGACTTCGAGACGCTGCGGCCCGAGGTCGAAGCCGCCCTGGGCGGGCCGCCGGAACAGGTCTTCGCCCGTTTCGATGCGACGCCGCTGGCCGCCGCCTCCATCGCCCAGGTGCACCGCGCCGCCCTGCACGACGGGACCGAGGTGGTGGTCAAGATCCGCCGCCCCGGCGTGCGCCCGCGCGTCGAGGCCGACCTGCGCCTGATCGCCGAACTGGCCCGCCGCGCCGAACAGTCCAGCGCCGAGATCGCCCGTTATCGCCCGCGCGCCCTGATCGCACAGCTGACCGAGGCCATGCTGGACGAGCTGGATTTCACGACCGAGGGCCGCAACGTCGACCGCTTCGCCGCCGACTTCGCCAAAAATCGCGACGTGGTCATCCCCGCCGTCTATTGGCAGCACACGACCGACCGCGTGCTGGTGCAGGACTATCTCGACGGCGTGGCGCCCATAGACGCCGCACGGCTGAGGGCGGCGGGCGTCGATCCGCACCGACTGGCCCGCGTCGGCGCCGAGGCGGTGCTGGACATGGTGCTGGTCAATGGCCGCTTCCACGCCGACCCGCATCCCGGCAACCTGCGCGGCCTGCCCGGCGACCGGGTGGGACTGCTGGACTTCGGCATGGTCGGGACCGTCACCCCGCGCCGCCGCGCCGAACTGATCAGTTTCGTCCAGTCGCTGGCCGCCGGCGACGGCGCGCGCATGGCCGAGGTTCTGGCCGACTGGACCGAGGGGACGGACGTCTCGCGCACCAGCCTGACCGCCGGGGCCGAGCGGCTGATCGCCCGCCACGGTCAGGGCGTGGTCGACCTGCCCGCCATCGTCGCCGACCTGATGGGGCTGATGCGGCAGGAGCGGGTGGCCGCCCCGCCCGATCTGGTGCTGATCCTCAAGGCGCTGGTGACGATCGAGGGGGTGTTGTCGCGCGTCGACCCAGACTTCGATCTGGTCAAAACGATGAAGGGCGCCTGGAGCCGCGCCCTCTTCTCCAGCCGCAGCCCGGAAGACCTGCGCAACCGTCTGATCGGCGCCCTTTTGGACCTGTCGGCGGCCAGCGACGACCTGCCCCGCCTGATCCGCGCCGCCTCGCGCCGCCTGACGGCCGAGCCCGCCGCGACGGCGACTGCGGACAAGGAAACCGCCCGGTCGATCCTCTCGGCCGGGCGGTGGATCGCCGCTTCGATTGTCGTTTCAGGCGCCCTGATCGCAGGCGCCCTGCTGCTGCGCTGA